The genome window ACTTAGAAGGCCAGCTGAATTCCTACCCTAACCTGCTGGCCCAGCAATTTCGCACGGCGGGCGGGGGCGAGTTTGTGCAGCCCCTGTTTACGGAAGCACAAAGCAACGGCTCGGGTTACCTGCGCCTGACTGGCTTCACGGCTGCTGGCACGCCCATTACGGCCAGCGTACCCGGCAACGCAGGCCGGCTCACGCCTGGCTCCGCGCCTTACACCAAGGTTACTACTCCCATTAACAACTTGGGCGTACCAGGAATTCGTCTCGCCGATATTCACACGGCTGGGTACGGCAACGTGCAAACGACCCCGCTGAATGCTGCTACGTTTAACCCGTTCTTTGAGCGTATCACGCCAGACGGTAGCAACCAAACCTACTTCCAGCGGGTAAAGGCAGAGGCGGCTACGGCCACGTTCTTCTCCAGCTGGTTGGGCAATAACGACGTGCTGGGCTATGCCACCACGGGCGGCGTAGGCGGCATCATCACCCGCACCGATTCGTTCACGCTCAAGAACAACCGCATCATCAACGTGCTGACGGCTAACGGCGCTAAAGGCGTGGTTGCTACCCTGCCAGACGTAACAAACATTCCGTTCTTTACTACGGTGCGCGTAGCTGATATCCGGGCCCGCTTCAAGGCGGCTAACTCTGCTTTGGATGTGTACATCCAGACCACCGGTACGGCTGGGGCACAGGTAGTGCGCCTCGCTACGGATGCTGATTTGCTGACGCTGCCTTCCTCGGCTGTTATTGGGACCACCACTACTGGCAGTCCGTTCCCGGTAGGTGCTGGTGTAGGCACCGGCGTTGGACAGTCGAATCCGGTTCCTAACCAGTTTGTGCTGGACGCTACCGAGCAAACGGCCGTGCGTACGGCAACTACAGCCTTTAACAACGCTATTGTAACAAAAGCCAACGAGAAGAACCTGGCCATCTTTGACTCCAATGCATTCTTCGCACGGGTAGCCACTTCGGGTATTACCACCAACGGCGTAACGAACA of Hymenobacter sublimis contains these proteins:
- a CDS encoding SGNH/GDSL hydrolase family protein is translated as MNTFLFRKFTPLAALLGLGITACQPDLEDDFKPNKGSADFSRYIAVGNSLTAGYGDNGLYLEGQLNSYPNLLAQQFRTAGGGEFVQPLFTEAQSNGSGYLRLTGFTAAGTPITASVPGNAGRLTPGSAPYTKVTTPINNLGVPGIRLADIHTAGYGNVQTTPLNAATFNPFFERITPDGSNQTYFQRVKAEAATATFFSSWLGNNDVLGYATTGGVGGIITRTDSFTLKNNRIINVLTANGAKGVVATLPDVTNIPFFTTVRVADIRARFKAANSALDVYIQTTGTAGAQVVRLATDADLLTLPSSAVIGTTTTGSPFPVGAGVGTGVGQSNPVPNQFVLDATEQTAVRTATTAFNNAIVTKANEKNLAIFDSNAFFARVATSGITTNGVTNTAAFISGNLFSLDGVHPTPRGYAVIANEMIRAINSKYNASVPTVNPNDYRGVRFPQ